Proteins co-encoded in one Cytobacillus sp. NJ13 genomic window:
- the comGG gene encoding competence type IV pilus minor pilin ComGG, which produces MYRNQEGFSYPLTLAIILAALFLLTIQLDQFISEKRIVNQAETVMMQEYYLLCSFKKTEKMLRENINPEKSGIYSFKNGSVSYEISQVATGLIQITFKTKIGSDKEISGYAYYDTDLQKMIKWIEKH; this is translated from the coding sequence ATGTACCGTAATCAGGAGGGATTTTCTTATCCGCTTACTTTAGCAATCATTCTGGCTGCACTCTTTCTCCTTACGATTCAATTAGATCAATTTATTTCTGAGAAAAGGATAGTGAATCAGGCGGAAACCGTCATGATGCAGGAGTATTACTTACTGTGTTCCTTTAAAAAAACTGAAAAAATGCTGAGAGAAAATATAAACCCGGAAAAGTCAGGAATTTATTCGTTTAAAAATGGATCTGTTTCATATGAAATTTCACAAGTGGCAACAGGCTTAATTCAAATTACTTTCAAAACGAAAATTGGCTCTGATAAGGAAATTTCCGGATATGCTTACTATGACACGGATCTGCAAAAAATGATAAAATGGATTGAAAAACACTGA
- a CDS encoding shikimate kinase has protein sequence MKPIYLIGFMGAGKTTIGKELASCLNQEVIDTDEEIVKREKKNINDIFEEHGEGYFRNLETLILNEFDNRAGIVTTGGGIVVKPENRKMLNEKGIVFFLYASPEEIFKRIENDHSRPLLKGDKKKLIQELYEKRMPLYNETAHVVIDTTNKEKAEIIQEIIDCLG, from the coding sequence ATGAAGCCAATTTACTTAATCGGATTCATGGGTGCCGGCAAAACAACAATTGGAAAAGAGCTTGCATCCTGCTTAAATCAGGAAGTAATCGATACAGATGAAGAAATAGTTAAGCGGGAGAAGAAAAATATTAATGATATTTTTGAAGAGCATGGAGAGGGATACTTCAGAAACCTTGAAACGCTTATATTAAATGAATTTGATAATAGAGCGGGAATTGTTACTACTGGCGGGGGAATTGTGGTTAAGCCTGAAAACAGAAAAATGCTGAATGAAAAAGGAATCGTTTTCTTCCTTTATGCATCGCCGGAAGAAATATTTAAACGGATTGAAAATGATCATTCCAGACCACTGCTGAAAGGCGATAAAAAAAAGCTGATTCAGGAACTTTATGAAAAAAGGATGCCGCTTTATAATGAAACCGCCCATGTGGTCATTGATACCACTAATAAAGAAAAAGCAGAAATAATTCAAGAAATAATAGATTGTTTAGGGTGA
- a CDS encoding YqzE family protein — translation MKSNDYVKYLTQTVVKYIDQPKDERKRYRIEKKDMKEPFLFRWFGMFSYLFYLGMRRKKHK, via the coding sequence ATGAAATCCAACGATTATGTAAAGTATCTTACACAGACAGTAGTAAAATATATTGATCAGCCCAAAGATGAGCGAAAACGGTATAGAATAGAGAAAAAGGACATGAAAGAGCCGTTTTTATTCAGGTGGTTTGGAATGTTTTCATATCTTTTCTATTTGGGCATGAGAAGAAAAAAACATAAATAG
- a CDS encoding YqhG family protein produces the protein MQQQEIHKFLERYFHANGCEIIDKSPGYMIVQLTIDLDKELMNRPFYWHYLEKTGGVPNPMQLTLITNQQLAPAHIKGEVIHFGSPRLHQIFHSARNLAGYIRLYENHRQAPGMQVPLRPWLGMNVRVSYQCDRKRDVFKSIGLQLINGQMVESFHDRLLGMSLTPKIPDYSFTLSPLIMPGSGVFRVANFIKSEIEQEEHLWADEARNRWQKDLNLLEHFYEDAEEKGESYENEKAALQEQYEPKINISIINGGLFYLTDSAV, from the coding sequence ATGCAGCAACAGGAAATTCATAAATTCCTTGAAAGGTATTTTCACGCAAATGGATGCGAAATAATTGATAAAAGCCCGGGGTATATGATCGTACAGCTGACGATCGATTTGGATAAGGAATTAATGAATCGCCCCTTTTACTGGCATTATCTCGAAAAAACAGGCGGAGTCCCTAATCCTATGCAGCTTACACTTATTACAAACCAGCAGCTCGCCCCTGCGCATATTAAGGGGGAAGTCATTCATTTTGGCTCCCCAAGACTTCACCAGATCTTTCATTCAGCCCGAAACCTGGCAGGCTATATACGATTATATGAAAACCACCGGCAGGCACCTGGCATGCAGGTTCCATTAAGGCCATGGCTGGGAATGAACGTCCGCGTATCTTATCAATGCGACCGAAAAAGAGATGTCTTTAAATCCATCGGCCTCCAATTAATAAATGGACAAATGGTCGAAAGCTTTCATGACAGATTGCTTGGCATGAGCCTTACACCTAAGATTCCCGACTACTCTTTCACTCTATCTCCACTCATTATGCCGGGGAGCGGTGTATTCAGGGTAGCTAATTTCATAAAGTCCGAAATTGAACAAGAAGAACATTTATGGGCTGATGAAGCTCGTAACCGCTGGCAAAAAGATCTCAACCTTCTTGAACATTTTTATGAAGATGCAGAAGAAAAGGGCGAAAGCTATGAAAACGAAAAAGCAGCCCTTCAAGAGCAATATGAACCAAAAATTAATATCTCTATAATAAATGGGGGCCTCTTTTATCTGACAGACAGCGCAGTATGA